The Streptomyces sp. NBC_01142 genome has a window encoding:
- a CDS encoding ABC transporter permease translates to MTTATAPAARRVVRTLGTGAPVYVLLVVLLAALALTDPGFFEPDRFLAFVKRAAPLVILAAGQYLVIVCGEFDLSVGAIVTAGVVVAAELYGSFPSAPWLLVTAVLLVAGALAGLLNGLITTVLRVPSFITTLGMMLILEGAVFFWTGGSPHGALPAAFRQLGRGTAFGWLPWAVLACLAAGGAAVLLMRSDFGRTLLATGDSERAAALAGVRVARARTVAFILSGTAAALAAVLVGGFSGVSAQAGRGYEFEAITAVVLGGVVLGGGRGSVVAAMAGAFSLQALFTLLNLQGVSGALESAVQGVIVIAAVGLGAADWSRLRRRRMHSPEGKPS, encoded by the coding sequence TGCTCGCGGCGCTCGCCCTCACCGATCCCGGCTTCTTCGAGCCCGACCGCTTCCTCGCCTTCGTCAAACGCGCCGCTCCTCTGGTCATCCTCGCCGCCGGGCAGTACCTGGTCATCGTCTGCGGAGAGTTCGACCTCTCCGTGGGCGCGATCGTCACCGCGGGCGTGGTCGTCGCCGCCGAGCTCTACGGATCCTTCCCCTCCGCGCCCTGGCTGCTGGTCACGGCGGTACTGCTTGTCGCCGGAGCGCTCGCGGGGCTGCTCAACGGGCTGATCACCACCGTTCTGCGGGTGCCGTCGTTCATCACCACCCTCGGCATGATGCTCATCCTCGAAGGTGCCGTCTTCTTCTGGACCGGCGGATCCCCGCACGGCGCGCTCCCCGCCGCCTTCCGCCAGCTCGGCCGCGGCACCGCGTTCGGCTGGCTGCCCTGGGCCGTCCTCGCCTGCCTCGCCGCCGGAGGCGCCGCCGTCCTCCTGATGCGCTCCGACTTCGGCCGCACCCTCCTCGCAACCGGCGACAGCGAACGAGCGGCAGCACTCGCCGGCGTACGTGTCGCCCGGGCCCGCACCGTCGCCTTCATCCTCTCGGGTACCGCCGCCGCACTCGCCGCCGTCCTCGTCGGAGGCTTCTCCGGAGTCTCGGCCCAGGCCGGCCGCGGCTATGAATTCGAAGCCATCACCGCCGTGGTCCTCGGCGGGGTGGTCCTCGGCGGCGGCCGCGGATCCGTCGTCGCCGCCATGGCCGGGGCCTTCTCCCTCCAGGCCCTGTTCACCCTGCTCAATCTTCAGGGCGTGTCCGGCGCCCTCGAATCCGCTGTCCAAGGGGTCATCGTCATCGCCGCCGTGGGCCTCGGCGCCGCCGACTGGTCCCGGCTGCGCCGCCGCCGTATGCACTCGCCGGAAGGGAAACCCTCATGA
- a CDS encoding ABC transporter substrate-binding protein, translating to MTAIRTIRRRSLVAAAAALLGTALIASCTSDAPPDKPAGAAGSSSAGDSGTGAQSKFFQQAEYERQLALGKQTPEGPAGKPWEQMIGPQLTDTAQYRKQGRGIHLCFSNAGVFNPWRQVGLKNMKAEVKLHKEITKFTVLDAQGKDDKQISDIQELAGRDCDALIVSPNTTATLTPAVEQACAKLPVIVFDRGVETDCAVTFINPIGGYGYGAVAADFLVGKVKPKGKILALRISPGVDVLETRWSAAKVAFDKSELDVVDVKFTDGDPARTKSVVTDALTRHGDIDGVWMDSGATAVAAVEAFEDAGKDVPPLTGEDQQDFLQAWKEKNLTAIAPTYPTFQWRTPVIAALRILDGQQVPKEWKLPQPTVTQDTLDKYLEPGMPPLHYAMCGCEKLPGFPEAWGGRK from the coding sequence ATGACCGCCATCCGTACGATCCGCAGACGATCCCTCGTCGCCGCCGCCGCCGCGCTGCTCGGCACGGCGCTCATCGCCTCGTGCACGAGCGACGCGCCACCGGACAAGCCCGCAGGAGCGGCCGGCAGCTCGTCCGCGGGCGACTCCGGTACCGGCGCGCAGTCGAAGTTCTTCCAACAGGCCGAGTACGAACGGCAGCTGGCGCTCGGCAAGCAGACACCCGAGGGCCCGGCCGGCAAACCCTGGGAGCAGATGATCGGCCCGCAGCTGACCGACACGGCGCAGTACAGGAAGCAGGGCCGGGGCATCCATCTGTGCTTCTCCAACGCCGGTGTCTTCAACCCCTGGCGGCAGGTCGGCCTGAAGAACATGAAGGCCGAAGTGAAGCTCCACAAGGAGATCACCAAGTTCACCGTCCTCGATGCCCAGGGCAAGGACGACAAACAGATCTCCGACATCCAGGAGCTGGCAGGACGGGACTGCGACGCCCTGATCGTCTCCCCGAACACCACCGCCACCCTCACGCCCGCGGTCGAGCAGGCCTGCGCCAAGCTGCCCGTCATCGTCTTCGACCGGGGAGTGGAGACCGACTGTGCGGTCACCTTCATCAACCCGATCGGCGGCTACGGATACGGCGCGGTCGCCGCCGACTTCCTCGTAGGGAAGGTCAAGCCCAAGGGCAAGATCCTCGCCCTGCGCATCTCGCCCGGCGTCGACGTCCTGGAGACCCGCTGGTCCGCGGCGAAGGTCGCCTTCGACAAGAGCGAACTCGACGTCGTGGACGTGAAGTTCACCGACGGCGACCCCGCCAGGACCAAGTCGGTTGTCACCGACGCCCTCACCCGGCACGGTGACATCGACGGCGTATGGATGGACTCCGGGGCGACCGCCGTCGCCGCCGTCGAGGCCTTCGAGGACGCGGGCAAGGACGTGCCGCCGCTCACCGGGGAGGACCAGCAGGACTTCCTTCAGGCATGGAAGGAGAAGAATCTCACCGCGATCGCCCCGACCTACCCCACCTTCCAGTGGCGTACGCCCGTCATCGCCGCATTGAGGATTCTGGACGGGCAGCAGGTGCCCAAGGAGTGGAAGCTCCCGCAGCCCACCGTCACCCAGGACACTCTCGACAAGTACCTCGAGCCCGGCATGCCGCCGCTGCACTACGCGATGTGCGGCTGCGAGAAGCTGCCAGGATTCCCCGAGGCCTGGGGCGGCAGGAAGTGA